Proteins found in one Arachis stenosperma cultivar V10309 chromosome 8, arast.V10309.gnm1.PFL2, whole genome shotgun sequence genomic segment:
- the LOC130946671 gene encoding uncharacterized protein LOC130946671, translating into MSFSRLLQVTLQNPLFCFSPSSNSTLSFPFFTLPLPPTQKPLIAKASFSSNMVKAIRVHELGGPQVLKWEDVEIGEPKEGEVRVTNKAIGLNFIDVYFRKGVYKAPSLPFTPGMEAVGVVTAVGSGLTGRKVGDLVAYAGQPMGSYAEEQILPADKVVPVPSSIDPVVGASIMLKGMTAQFLVRRCFKVEPGHTVLVQAAAGGVGSLLCQWANALGATVIGTVSSKEKAAQAKEDGCHHTIIYTEEDFVARVNEITSGNGVEVVYDSVGKDTFQGSLACLKLRGYLVNFGQSSGTPDPVPLSTLAAKSLFLTRPSLMQYNVTRDELLESAGEVFTNVASGVLKVRVNHTYPLSEAAKAHEDLENRKTSGSIVLIP; encoded by the exons ATGTCATTTTCAAGGCTACTACAAGTCACACTCCAGAACCCCCTTTTTTGTTTCTCACCCTCTTCAAATTCAACTCTTTCATTCCCCTTCTTCACCCTTCCACTTCCACCAACTCAAAAACCTCTCATTGCTAAAGCTTCATTCTCATCAAACATGGTCAAAGCTATCAGAGTTCATGAACTCGGTGGCCCTCAG GTTCTGAAGTGGGAGGATGTGGAAATCGGAGAGCCAAAAGAAGGCGAGGTGCGCGTGACGAACAAAGCCATTGGCCTTAATTTTATCGATGTCTACTTTCGGAAAGGAGTTTATAAAGCCCCTTCATTGCCTTTCACCCCAG GTATGGAAGCTGTTGGGGTTGTCACAGCCGTTGGTTCTGGACTCACTGGTAGGAAGGTTGGAGATCTTGTTGCGTATGCAGGTCAACCAATGGGCTCATATGCTGAAGAGCAGATTCTTCCTGCTGACAAAGTAGTTCCTGTACCCTCCTCAATTGACCCAGTTGTTGGGGCATCTATCATGCTGAAGGGCATGACAGCTCAGTTCTTGGTTCGCCGTTGTTTCAAG GTTGAACCTGGTCATACTGTCCTTGTACAAGCAGCAGCTGGTGGAGTTGGATCCCTATTGTGCCAGTGGGCAAATGCGCTTGGTGCAACAGTTATTGGAACTGTATCTAGTAAAGAGAAGGCAGCTCAAGCCAAGGAGGATGGCTGCCATCATACTATAATCTATACTGAAGAGGATTTTGTTGCTCGAGTCAATGAAATTACATCTGGAAATGGAGTCGAAGTAGTTTACGATTCAGTAGGAAAGGATACTTTTCAG GGATCTTTGGCTTGTTTAAAACTTCGAGGCTACTTGGTAAATTTCGGGCAGTCATCAGGTACTCCTGATCCCGTTCCATTGTCTACCCTGGCTGCAAAATCCTTGTTCTTGACAAGGCCAAGTCTAATGCAATACAATGTCACTCGTGACGAGCTATTGGAGTCTGCTGGAGAGGTGTTTACTAATGTTGCTTCTGGTGTGTTGAAGGTGCGAGTTAACCATACTTACCCTTTGTCTGAGGCTGCAAAAGCACATGAAGATCTTGAGAATAGGAAGACCTCAGGGTCTATTGTGTTGATACCTTGA